From the genome of Aspergillus chevalieri M1 DNA, chromosome 8, nearly complete sequence, one region includes:
- a CDS encoding uncharacterized protein (CAZy:GH49;~COG:S;~EggNog:ENOG410PWEQ;~InterPro:IPR012334,IPR035953,IPR011050,IPR005192, IPR041274,IPR041402,IPR023226;~PFAM:PF18783,PF03718,PF18841,PF17433;~SECRETED:SignalP(1-22);~go_function: GO:0004553 - hydrolase activity, hydrolyzing O-glycosyl compounds [Evidence IEA]), which produces MALMKTLEVLLSLSASLIPTCARRVDHPSYSSSYYASSAVNCTADFHDLKTWWHATGEINTKGPVADVNVRQSHLYSVQVSRAHRDELYNSFVYETIPRSGKGQICYPGDYDTICPEGDGISIEDSIGTTMAWSQFLYSRDVVVNVTRLDGKNVSAKDVAIRPSSLQLNVTAQGSSALISVPYSPETHGMRFSVEFADDIWEYRNAGPGVNSHYVQNANPSGDSYVPSYNESMPTVGREPLNALLIFASPFPPSDMVPSKRDDLYEIPRGYVSGLDAINQSVVVFNPGVYYFTGNAHAILSPSVKWVYLAPGAYVKGAVQYMNSDSPLKASGFGVLSGEQYVYQANVASGYSNNKSDATSLKMWRGDGITAGQSWTIHGITTNAQPFNAMDFYGDLENFTVDVADYKQVGAFYTQTDGLQMYPNSHVRDVFYHSGDDTIKTYYSNVRAERIVVWKTNNAPIIQLGWYSRNIANISVDRVDVIHSRYQGGSEYYPRALVGCAASYEDPAATDTANTRNTIANYTVSNIRSEGISPALVGMNLMSNLDRFRIINAWIEEFSPATTQLEYSAVRGFTDPNHGNRTVTIGAHSANGTGLVIQNYTVGNEEVSLAAGNWNRTSTGHLDISPSFRGKWTVESLSIG; this is translated from the coding sequence ATGGCTCTGATGAAAACACTCGAGGTATTACTGTCGTTATCTGCCTCCCTCATTCCCACTTGTGCTCGCAGGGTGGATCATCCAAGTTATTCATCTAGTTACTATGCGTCAAGTGCCGTCAATTGCACTGCCGACTTCCACGATTTGAAAACATGGTGGCATGCAACGGGTGAAATCAACACAAAAGGCCCAGTGGCCGATGTCAATGTTCGTCAGTCGCACCTCTATTCGGTGCAGGTCAGCAGAGCACATCGCGACGAGTTGTACAACTCTTTCGTGTATGAGACCATTCCGCGCAGTGGAAAAGGCCAGATCTGCTACCCGGGCGACTATGACACCATTTGTCCAGAAGGAGACGGAATCTCCATCGAAGATAGTATTGGAACAACAATGGCCTGGTCGCAGTTCCTATACAGCCGCGATGTGGTGGTGAACGTGACCCGGTTGGATGGCAAGAACGTCTCTGCCAAAGATGTTGCCATCCGACCATCCAGCTTGCAACTAAACGTCACCGCGCAAGGAAGCTCGGCTTTGATATCAGTACCCTATTCCCCTGAAACCCACGGAATGCGGTTTTCGGTCGAATTTGCGGATGATATCTGGGAGTATCGGAATGCTGGTCCAGGGGTCAATTCCCACTACGTGCAGAACGCGAATCCATCCGGCGACTCCTATGTTCCCAGCTACAACGAGTCGATGCCGACGGTTGGACGAGAGCCGTTGAACGCGCTCTTGATATTTGCTAGTCCCTTCCCGCCATCGGATATGGTTCCATCCAAGCGCGACGATCTATACGAAATTCCACGGGGATATGTCAGTGGCCTGGACGCAATCAATCAATCCGTGGTTGTTTTTAATCCTGGGGTTTATTATTTCACTGGCAATGCACACGCCATTCTGAGTCCTTCCGTAAAATGGGTGTACCTGGCTCCCGGAGCGTATGTCAAGGGAGCTGTGCAATACATGAACAGCGATTCACCTTTAAAAGCAAGCGGGTTTGGTGTTTTATCCGGCGAGCAATACGTTTACCAGGCCAACGTCGCCTCAGGATATAGCAACAACAAGTCCGATGCGACATCCCTCAAGATGTGGAGAGGAGACGGTATCACGGCCGGACAATCCTGGACCATCCACGGTATCACCACCAACGCACAACCGTTCAATGCCATGGACTTCTACGGAGATCTTGAAAACTTCACCGTAGATGTAGCCGATTACAAGCAGGTTGGTGCCTTCTACACGCAGACAGATGGCCTGCAGATGTATCCAAACAGCCATGTCCGCGATGTGTTCTACCACTCTGGGGATGACACCATCAAGACCTACTATTCAAATGTCCGCGCCGAACGAATCGTGGTGTGGAAAACGAACAATGCCCCGATTATCCAGCTTGGTTGGTATTCACGTAATATAGCCAACATTTCAGTTGACCGGGTCGACGTGATCCACAGCAGATACCAAGGTGGCTCAGAGTACTACCCTCGAGCATTGGTAGGATGCGCAGCCAGTTACGAAGATCCGGCAGCGACGGATACTGCGAATACCAGAAACACGATTGCGAACTATACCGTCTCTAATATTCGATCGGAAGGCATATCTCCAGCGCTGGTCGGCATGAATCTGATGTCAAATCTCGATCGTTTCCGGATTATCAACGCCTGGATTGAGGAGTTCTCACCTGCTACTACGCAGCTGGAGTACAGTGCCGTCCGGGGATTTACTGACCCTAATCACGGAAACAGGACCGTCACGATTGGAGCGCATTCAGCGAATGGAACGGGTTTGGTGATTCAGAATTACACCGTCGGCAATGAAGAAGTCTCTCTTGCCGCTGGAAACTGGAACAGAACATCAACCGGCCATCTCGATATCTCCCCTTCCTTCAGGGGAAAGTGGACGGTCGAGTCCTTATCAATTGGCTGA
- the HXK1 gene encoding putative hexokinase Kxk (COG:G;~EggNog:ENOG410PG3C;~InterPro:IPR001312,IPR019807,IPR022673,IPR022672, IPR043129;~PFAM:PF00349,PF03727;~go_function: GO:0004396 - hexokinase activity [Evidence IEA];~go_function: GO:0005524 - ATP binding [Evidence IEA];~go_function: GO:0005536 - glucose binding [Evidence IEA];~go_function: GO:0016773 - phosphotransferase activity, alcohol group as acceptor [Evidence IEA];~go_process: GO:0001678 - cellular glucose homeostasis [Evidence IEA];~go_process: GO:0005975 - carbohydrate metabolic process [Evidence IEA];~go_process: GO:0006096 - glycolytic process [Evidence IEA]): MVGIGPKKPQSRKGSSVAELPQNLQHQIQEFEETFTVSTETLKKVVDHFEKELEKGLSVEGGNIPMNVTWVMGFPNGHEQGTFLALDMGGTNLRVCEITLTAEQGAFDITQSKYRLPDELRTGTSEELWEYIADCLQQFLESHHEGENLSKLPLGFTFSYPATQDYVDHGVLQRWTKGFDIDGVEGHDVVPMLENALKKRGLPIKVAALINDTTGTLIASAYTDTDMRIGCIFGTGVNAAYMDNVGSIPKIAHLNLPPEMPVAINCEYGAFDNEHIVLPLSKYDHIIDQESPRPGQQAFEKMTAGLYLGEIFRLALLDVVDNKPGLIFRDQDVSALRKPYLLDSSFPAAIEEDPYENLEETEELVERKLGIKATIAELEMMRRLAELIGTRAARLSACGVAAICKKKNIDSCHVGADGSVFTKYPHFKARGAQALREILDWPAETKDKVTIQAAEDGSGVGAALIAALTLKRAKEGNLAGIRDMDDMKQLIS, from the exons ATGGTCGGAATTGGTCCCAAGAAGCCTCAATCCCGCAAGG GATCCTCCGTTGCGGAATTGCCGCAGAACCTCCAGCACCAGATCCAGGAGTTTGAGGAGACCTTCACCGTCAGCACCGAGACCCTGAAGAAGGTGGTCGACCACTTCGAAAAGGAGCTCGAGAAGG GTCTCAGCGTCGAGGGTGGGAACATC CCCATGAACGTCACCTGGGTTATGGGCTTCCCCAACGGCCACGAGCAGGGAACCTTCCTCGCCCTCGACATGGGCGGTACCAACCTTCGTGTCTGTGAGATCACTTTGACCGCGGAACAGGGTGCCTTCGACATCACCCAGTCCAAGTACCGCTTGCCCGACGAGCTCCGCACGGGCACTTCGGAGGAACTCTGGGAGTACATCGCCGACTGCCTGCAGCAGTTCCTCGAATCCCACCACGAGGGCGAGAACCTGTCCAAGCTGCCCTTGGGTTTCACATTTTCCTACCCTGCTACCCAGGACTACGTCGACCACGGTGTTTTGCAGCGCTGGACCAAGGGTTTCGACAttgatggtgttgagggTCACGATGTTGTTCCTATGCTGGAGAATGCTTTGAAGAAGAGG GGCCTTCCCATCAAGGTCGCCGCGTTGATTAACGACACCACTGGAACCCTCATCGCCTCCGCATACACGGACACAGACATGCGCATTGGCTGCATTTTCGGCACTGGTGTCAACGCTGCCTACATGGACAACGTCGGCTCCATCCCcaagattgcccatctcAACCTTCCCCCCGAGATGCCCGTCGCCATCAACTGCGAATACGGCGCCTTCGACAACGAACACATCGTCCTCCCCCTCTCCAAGTACGACCACATCATCGACCAGGAATCCCCCCGCCCCGGCCAACAAGCCTTCGAAAAGATGACCGCCGGTCTTTACCTCGGTGAAATCTTCCGTCTCGCCCTTCTCGACGTCGTCGACAACAAGCCCGGCCTTATCTTCCGCGACCAGGACGTCTCCGCCCTGCGCAAGCCCTACCTCCTCGACTCGTCCTTCCCGGCCGCCATCGAAGAAGACCCTTACGAGAACCTCGAGGAAACCGAGGAACTCGTTGAGCGCAAGCTTGGCATCAAGGCCACCATCGCCGAACTCGAGATGATGCGCCGTCTGGCCGAGCTCATCGGCACTCGTGCCGCCCGTCTCTCAGCCTGCGGTGTCGCTGCTATctgcaagaagaagaacatcgACTCGTGCCACGTCGGTGCTGACGGGTCCGTCTTCACCAAGTACCCCCACTTCAAGGCGCGGGGTGCCCAGGCTCTGCGCGAGATTCTCGACTGGCCTGCCGAGACTAAGGACAAGGTCACCATCCAGGCTGCAGAGGATGGATCTGGTGTTGGTGCGGCGCTCATTGCTGCGCTGACGCTCAAGCGGGCCAAGGAGGGTAACTTGGCTGGTATTCGGGACATGGACGATATGAAGCAGCTTATTTCGTGA
- a CDS encoding STIMATE family protein (COG:S;~EggNog:ENOG410PKQ2;~InterPro:IPR022127;~PFAM:PF12400;~TransMembrane:5 (n3-13c18/19o53-75i96-118o130-151i189-209o229-250i)): MDSTLASLTAATTTTVLAATTTSILSDSTLSETQAASYAENNPQDDGNGECRLLGSFSLIIQAALGALALLSLVYKRWRERPQRPVKVWAFDVSKQVFGSAMLHLANLLMSMFSAGQFDITSTYKPNPCSFYLLNIGIDTTLGIPILIFILRILNALASYTPLANPPESIESGNYGHPPRATWWFKQSMIYFIGLLGMKICVFFLIHFIPFIVKVGDWALQWTEGNTAIQVIFVMLLFPLIMNAIQYYIIDTFIKKPMTPVDEMLAEDDDREGTLVDGENDQRNALLAGLEDDGILDAEEGHAKNGNPLDSPSHAKEALHGFSSIRAIYNHTVGRMHSASSSSSGSSSSSSSSHN; encoded by the exons ATGGATTCGACCCTTGCCTCGTTGACTGCAgcgaccaccaccaccgtcCTTGCAGCAACGACCACCAGTATCCTTTCCGACTCTACATTGTCTGAAACTCAAGCTGCGTCTTATGCGGAGAACAACCCTCAAGATGACGGCAATGGAGAATGTAGACTGCTCGGATCATTTTCACTCATCATACAAGCGGCGCTCGGGGCGCTAGCATTACTATCTTTGGTATACAAGCGATGGAGGGAAAGACCGCAACGACCAGTCAAGGTGTGGGCATTCGACGTTTCCAAGCAGGTCTTTGGATCCGCGATGCTTCATCTCGCGAATCTCTTGATGTCTATGTTTTCTGCGGGTCAGTTTGACATCACGAGCACATATAAACCGAATCCGTGTTCATTCTATCTGCTGAATATTGGAATTGAT ACTACCCTTGGAATTCcgatcctcatcttcatccttcGAATTCTGAACGCTTTAGCGTCTTATACTCCCCTCGCAAACCCTCCTGAGTCTATCGAATCCGGAAATTATGGACACCCTCCCCGTGCGACATGGTGGTTCAAGCAGTCCATGATATACTTCATTGGGTTGCTGGGCATGAAGATATGCGTCTTCTTCCTTATCCATTTCATACCATTTATCGTCAAAGTGGGTGACTGGGCGCTTCAATGGACAGAAGGGAACACGGCTATTCAGGTGATATTTGTCATGCTACTGTTCCCCCTGATCATGAACGCGATCCAGTACTACATTATCGACACCTTCATCAAGAAACCCATGACACCAGTCGACGAGATGCTAGCTGAGGACGATGACCGCGAAGGCACATTGGTCGATGGCGAGAACGACCAGCGCAATGCCCTGCTGGCAGGTCTGGAGGATGATGGGATTCTGGATGCGGAAGAAGGCCATGCAAAGAACGGAAACCCACTGGATTCGCCCTCGCATGCTAAGGAAGCCCTGCATGGCTTCAGTTCTATCCGTGCTATATACAATCACACGGTCGGCCGGATGCACAGCgcttcttcgtcatcgtctggatcaagcagcagcagcagcagcagccataACTGA
- a CDS encoding peptidase S41 family protein (COG:S;~EggNog:ENOG410PVI3;~InterPro:IPR029045,IPR005151;~PFAM:PF03572;~SECRETED:SignalP(1-16);~TransMembrane:1 (n3-14c18/19o730-747i);~go_function: GO:0008236 - serine-type peptidase activity [Evidence IEA];~go_process: GO:0006508 - proteolysis [Evidence IEA]): MHLLGSILASAILVAAQSSSLIPTSSSSSAVPSSSGSAEACARIAKITENANHVPAKVAHDCLTSVPVAVEENEALIDQLKLMWEWHSETGWLKNTPKTWDRGSLDLIGELDKIKNNLSDYDSEYDVHLAILKLSIDTGNYHFLFGSDILSVFLFERGVAMTTISDDGLKVPNTYVAGDIIAQHADDDVSISPITKINGQDVQEYLEKIADWEQYTNLDARYNSLLFRKGNKGSFVSPAQVFYGVYDNAATTVTFKNGTTRRYSNIASISSAAEGIDWSDVTDGKSLFKVLSKLKTAAYKPDTSSAARKAALHLSRRTLVPRDYSNYPKPVVNHSDAMMAGYFMDTVDDVAVLQISSFDTSSADNATKSSHEFQNLVKKFLNKSQDEGKKKLILDLRGNGGGDVDLLLDTFMQLFPAETPFSAQRYRAQDGYKRVGDALNEIKMNDTAYKEFMSNWYEDIATTHWDYEDYVDVNGNNIPDWGTWFGPFTYNEDNFTLTSRYNMSNSNRESILDEGFNFENPPSGPPIFEPKNMVMLMDGLCGSSCASFHEELKNVAGVKSVVVGGRAKEGPMQALGGTKGGTILSFGQMSGTIAGMMNATEALGIKGFETPELKTLANPEVLLRRAGQDGQIQIQDQVRKGDSSESTLQYTYEDADCRIFWTTKTLLEPQALWAAAWAAHTDDSKCVNGSTKQPSSISGGFKPFGAGALNGSIEQDETATATSASSLTRNSSLIAYVATTLLSFLIFL; encoded by the exons ATGCATCTCCTCGGAAGCATCTTGGCTTCTGCCATTTTGGTCGCGGCCCAGAGCTCATCCCTCATCCCCacttcttcgtcgtcttcggCGGTCCCATCTAGCTCCGGTTCTGCAGAGGCCTGCGCAAGGATTGCCAAAATTACCGAGAACGCCAACCATGTCCCCGCTAAAGTCGCCCATGACTGTTTGACCTCCGTTCCAGTAGCCGTTGAGGAAAATGAGGCCTTGATCGACCAGCTTAAGCTCATGTGGGAATGGCATTCGGAGACGGGCTGGTTGAAAAACACCCCCAAGACGTGGGACCGAGGCTCGTTAGACCTCATTGGCGAGTTAGACAAGATCAAGAACAACCTCAGCGACTATGACAGCGAATATGATGTACACCTTGCCATCCTGAAGTTGAGCATCGACACCGGCAACTACCACTTCTTGTTCGGGTCCGACATCCTCagcgtcttcctcttcgagCGCGGCGTTGCAATGACGACCATCTCTGACGACGGATTGAAGGTGCCTAATACATATGTGGCCGGTGATATCATCGCCCAGCATGCTGACGACGACGTTTCCATCTCCCCAATTACTAAGATCAATGGCCAGGACGTGCAAGAGTACCTGGAAAAGATCGCCGATTGGGAGCAATACACCAACCTGGACGCCCGTTATAATAGCCTTCTGTTCCGGAAAGGTAATAAGGGCTCTTTTGTCTCTCCCGCCCAGGTGTTCTACGGCGTCTATGACAACGCAGCCACCACAGTCACCTTCAAGAATGGTACCACGCGCAGGTACAGCAATATTGCCAGTATATCCTCGGCTGCCGAAGGCATTGACTGGAGCGACGTCACCGATGGCAAGAGCCTCTTCAAGGTCCTGTCCAAGCTCAAGACTGCGGCCTACAAGCCGGATACTTCCTCGGCTGCGCGGAAGGCTGCACTCCACCTGTCTCGGAGGACATTGGTCCCCCGAGACTATAGTAACTATCCAAAGCCCGTGGTGAACCACAGCGACGCCATGATGGCCGGGTATTTTATGGATACGGTCGACGATGTTGCGGTTCTCCAGATCAGTAGCTTTGACACATCCTCTGCCGATAACGCGACGAAATCCTCGCACGAGTTTCAAAACTTGGTCAAAAAGTTCCTGAACAAGTCTCAGGACGAAGGTAAGAAAAAGCTCATTCTAGATCTCCGAGGTAATGGAGGAGGCGACGTTGATCTTCTGCTCGACACTTTCATGCAGCTCTTCCCCGCCGAGACGCCTTTCAGCGCCCAGCGGTATCGGGCACAGGATGGATATAAGAGGGTTGGCGATGCTCTCAATGAGATCAAGATGAACGATACGGCATACAAAGAGTTCATGTCGAACTGGTATGAAG ACATTGCGACCACTCACTGGGACTACGAGGACTATGTCGACGTCAATGGCAACAACATTCCCGATTGGGGGACTTGGTTCGGGCCCTTCACATACAACGAAGACAACTTTACGCTCACCTCGCGCTATAAC ATGTCCAACAGCAACAGAGAGAGTATTCTGGACGAGGGCTTCAACTTCGAGAATCCCCCATCTGGACCGCCCATCTTCGAGCCCAAAAACATGGTCATGCTTATGGATGGCCTCTGTGGGTCATCCTGCGCTTCCTTCCACGAAGAGCTGAAGAATGTTGCGGGCGTCAAATCTGTTGTGGTGGGCGGTCGCGCTAAGGAGGGCCCCATGCAGGCTCTCGGGGGCACCAAGGGTGGCACCATCCTGTCATTCGGTCAAATGTCGGGAACCATCGCAGGCATGATGAATGCGACTGAAGCGTTGGGCATCAAGGGCTTCGAAACCCCCGAGCTGAAGACACTCGCCAACCCGGAGGTCCTACTTCGCCGCGCCGGCCAGGATGGACAAATCCAGATCCAAGACCAGGTGCGAAAGGGCGACTCATCTGAGTCCACGCTGCAGTACACGTATGAGGACGCCGATTGCCGCATTTTCTGGACTACCAAGACACTGCTCGAGCCGCAAGCCTTGTGGGCCGCCGCTTGGGCGGCGCACACGGATGACAGCAAGTGTGTCAATGGCTCCACGAAACAGCCCTCCAGTATCAGTGGTGGCTTCAAGCCTTTTGGAGCCGGCGCCCTCAATGGATCCATAGAACAGGATGAGACGGCAACGGCAACGTCAGCCAGCAGCCTGACTCGCAATTCTTCTCTTATTGCCTACGTCGCTACCACCCTCCTGAGCTTCCTCATATTCCTATGA
- a CDS encoding WD40 repeat domain-containing protein (COG:A;~EggNog:ENOG410PGJX;~InterPro:IPR015943,IPR001680,IPR036322,IPR017986;~go_function: GO:0005515 - protein binding [Evidence IEA]): protein MPKTAVAQKQKKAPKVKTSSRSPFESANVMRQEDSDVEMDNGAEGDADEEAIREKDATEKKLERMLFGDDEGFQGALKSQQDQGLMAWGVTSDEESAGEGEEGEGSDGEEKGLEGVDDSDLFFLDSGAGPVSTDLADSPEAPSDGESEDEGPPAAWHDSDDENLTISLASHQRLRKLRNTEADDVINGKEYVRRLRRHFQQLNPVPDWANPEVNQAKDKGSDHSDNEMDTDDEEEQVSTQPLAKLLQNATDLTRGVEENTGSGGKRKLRQEVVDIQRLKDVGKDQPSSIDSLTFHPHYPVLLSSGPASTLFLHHISPSAPAPNPLLTSLHIRRTPIHTSAFSHPTGTKVFASGRRRYFHIWDLDTGKVDKVNGTADRKEEQKSMERFKLSPCGRYIGLVGSSRKGGGLINILDSGTAQWVAQVRIDGRGGVGDFAWWSDGEGMTVVSKNGEVSEWDARLNRIVARWVDAGAVGTTVLSLGGKNGPVHLGGDRWVSVGSSSGIVNVYDRREWIPNDKAAKSENAGIPRNPTPVRALDQLTTPISHLVFAPDGQFMVMASRWKRDALRLVHLPTCTVYRNWPTSNTPMGRISSVAVSPNSELLAVANEQGRIRLWEIRG, encoded by the exons ATGCCCAAGACCGCCGTCGCGCAGAAACAGAAAAAAGCGCCGAAGGTCAAGACCAGCTCGCGGTCTCCCTTCGAGAGCGCCAATGTCATGAGACAAGAGGACAGCGATGTTGAGATGGATAACGGCGCAGAGGGAGATGCGGACGAGGAAGCAATCCGCGAGAAGGACGCGACAGAGAAGAAACTCGAGCGCATGCTTttcggagatgatgaggggtTTCAGGGTGCATTGAAGAGCCAGCAGGATCAGGGGTTGATGGCCTGGGGGGTGACGAGTGATGAGGAAAGTGCTGGGGAGGGtgaagaaggagagggaAGTGATGGAGAGGAGAAGGGGTTGGAGGGTGTTGATGATTCTGAT ctcttcttccttgactCCGGAGCGGGCCCTGTCTCTACCGATCTTGCTGATTCCCCCGAAGCCCCCTCCGATGGAGAAAGCGAAGATGAAGGCCCGCCTGCGGCGTGGCACGATAGCGACGATGAGAACCTTACCATTTCTCTGGCAAGCCATCAGCGGTTGCGCAAGCTGCGCAACACCGAGGCTGATGATGTGATTAACGGCAAGGAGTATGTCCGTCGTTTACGCAGACACTTCCAGCAATTGAACCCCGTGCCGGACTGGGCGAACCCGGAGGTGAACCAGGCGAAGGACAAGGGCAGCGATCATTCGGACAATGAGATGGATAcggatgacgaggaggagcagGTTTCCACGCAGCCACTGGCCAAGTTGCTTCAGAATGCGACGGATCTTACCCGTGGCGTAGAGGAGAACACTGGCTCAGGCGGGAAGAGAAAGTTGCGCCAGGAGGTTGTGGATATTCAGAGATTGAAGGACGTTGGAAAGGATCAGCCG TCCTCCATCGACTCCCTCACCTTCCATCCCCACTACCCCgttctcctctcctccggcCCAGCATCAACCCTCTTTCTCCATCATATCTCCCCCTCAGCACCCGCTCCCAACCCCCTTCTTACATCCCTCCACATCCGCCGCACGCCCATCCACACTTCCGCCTTCTCCCACCCAACCGGCACCAAAGTCTTCGCCTCCGGCCGCCGCCGCTACTTCCACATCTGGGACCTTGACACGGGCAAAGTCGACAAAGTCAACGGCACCGCAGACCGCAAGGAGGAGCAAAAGTCCATGGAACGGTTCAAGCTCTCACCCTGTGGACGGTATATCGGACTCGTTGGATCTTCGCGGAAGGGCGGTGGTCTTATCAATATCCTCGACTCGGGAACCGCGCAGTGGGTTGCGCAGGTGCGCATTGACGGTCGCGGAGGTGTCGGTGATTTCGCATGGTGGAGCGATGGCGAGGGTATGACGGTTGTCAGCAAGAATGGCGAAGTCTCCGAATGGGACGCGAGATTGAACCGTATCGTCGCGCGCTGGGTCGACGCCGGTGCCGTGGGCACCACGGTGCTGAGCCTCGGTGGAAAGAATGGTCCTGTGCATCTCGGTGGTGACAGATGGGTTTCTGTGGGTAGTTCGAGTGGTATTGTCAACGTGTATGACCGACGAGAGTGGATTCCCAACGACAAGGCTGCCAAGTCTGAAAACGCTGGAATCCCGCGCAACCCGACCCCTGTGCGTGCGCTGGACCAGCTCACGACACCTATCAGCCACCTTGTGTTTGCGCCGGATGGTCAGTTTATGGTTATGGCTTCTCGGTGGAAGAGAGATGCGTTGAGATTGG TTCACCTCCCCACCTGCACCGTCTACCGCAACTGGCCTACATCGAATACGCCCATGGGCCGGATTTCATCGGTGGCTGTCTCACCTAATTCGGAGCTGTTGGCTGTTGCGAACGAGCAGGGGCGGATTCGGTTATGGGAGATTCGGGGGTAA